From a region of the Teredinibacter turnerae genome:
- the rplQ gene encoding 50S ribosomal protein L17, whose protein sequence is MRHRHSGRQLNRNSSHRKAMFRNMVSSLVEHELIKTTLPKAKELRRYAEPLITLSKVDSVANRRLAFDRLRNKSTVGKLFNELGPRYEGRPGGYLRIMKCGFRAGDKAPMAYVELVGRPEPVAETDVSAED, encoded by the coding sequence ATGCGTCATCGTCATAGTGGACGTCAATTAAACAGAAACAGCTCGCACCGAAAGGCGATGTTCCGCAACATGGTGTCTTCGCTGGTTGAACACGAGCTGATTAAAACAACACTGCCGAAAGCGAAAGAACTGCGTCGTTACGCCGAACCGCTGATCACTTTATCTAAAGTGGATAGCGTCGCTAATCGTCGTTTGGCTTTCGATCGCCTTCGCAATAAATCCACCGTTGGTAAGCTCTTTAATGAGCTGGGTCCTCGTTACGAAGGTCGTCCAGGCGGATATTTGCGAATTATGAAGTGCGGGTTCCGCGCTGGTGATAAAGCACCAATGGCTTACGTAGAGCTGGTTGGTCGCCCTGAGCCAGTTGCTGAAACGGACGTAAGCGCGGAAGATTAA
- a CDS encoding DNA-directed RNA polymerase subunit alpha, translated as MQSAVNEFLTPRHIDVTELAPTRAKVVLEPLERGFGHTLGNALRRILLSSMPGCAVTEVEIAGVQHEYSAIEGVREDVIEILLNIKNLAVVMHGKDTTTLSLVKQGPGVVTGADIQLDHDVEIANPELVIANITGDVTLDMKLTIARGRGYQPVDARQSDEDETRAIGRLQLDASFSPVRRLAYTVESARVEQRTDLDKLVLDLETNGTIDPEEAIRRAATILQQQLAVFVDLEGEKEVEPEQKEDQIDPVLLRPVDDLELTVRSANCLKAENIYYIGDLIQRTEVELLKTPNLGKKSLTEIKDILASRGLSLGMRLENWPPASLKNND; from the coding sequence ATGCAGAGCGCAGTGAACGAATTTTTGACACCTCGTCATATTGATGTAACAGAGCTCGCGCCGACTCGAGCGAAGGTGGTTCTCGAGCCATTGGAGCGCGGTTTCGGTCATACCCTGGGTAATGCGTTGCGCAGAATTCTGCTGTCTTCCATGCCAGGTTGCGCAGTAACCGAAGTTGAGATCGCTGGAGTTCAGCACGAGTACAGTGCTATTGAAGGCGTTCGCGAAGATGTAATCGAGATTCTTCTCAACATCAAAAATCTCGCTGTTGTTATGCACGGCAAGGACACCACTACCCTGTCGCTTGTTAAGCAGGGTCCCGGTGTCGTAACGGGTGCAGACATTCAGCTGGATCACGATGTTGAAATCGCGAACCCTGAGCTGGTTATTGCCAACATCACTGGTGACGTGACGCTCGACATGAAACTCACGATTGCCCGTGGTCGCGGCTACCAGCCGGTTGATGCGCGCCAGTCTGATGAAGACGAAACTCGCGCAATTGGCCGGTTGCAGTTAGACGCATCGTTCAGCCCGGTTCGCCGTTTGGCTTACACGGTTGAAAGTGCGCGTGTTGAACAGCGTACCGACTTGGACAAGCTGGTGCTGGATCTGGAGACCAACGGTACTATCGATCCAGAAGAGGCTATCCGTCGTGCAGCGACCATCCTTCAGCAGCAGCTGGCGGTGTTCGTTGATCTGGAAGGTGAGAAGGAAGTTGAACCAGAACAGAAGGAAGATCAAATCGATCCAGTACTTCTGCGTCCGGTAGACGACCTCGAACTGACAGTACGTTCGGCCAACTGTCTGAAAGCGGAAAACATTTACTACATTGGCGATCTTATCCAGCGTACTGAAGTTGAGCTGTTGAAAACGCCAAACCTTGGTAAAAAGTCGCTTACAGAAATCAAAGATATTCTTGCTTCACGCGGGCTGTCTTTGGGAATGCGACTCGAGAACTGGCCTCCAGCCAGTTTGAAAAACAACGACTAA
- the rpsD gene encoding 30S ribosomal protein S4 codes for MARYLGPTCKLSRREGTDLFLKSGVRPLESKCKAETAPGQHGQRRGRLSDYGVQLREKQKVRRTYGLLEKQFRSYYKEAARLKGATGENLLKLLESRLDNVVYRMGFGATRAESRQLVSHKAILVNGKALNIPSYKVSEGDVIAVREKSKNQLRIQNALGIAAQRPDVEWVDVNADKKEGTFKRVPDRVDLPADINENLIVELYSK; via the coding sequence GTGGCACGTTATTTAGGTCCAACTTGTAAACTGTCTCGCCGCGAAGGAACAGATCTGTTCCTGAAAAGTGGTGTAAGACCTTTAGAAAGCAAATGCAAAGCCGAAACTGCTCCTGGTCAGCATGGCCAGCGTCGTGGTCGTTTGTCTGACTACGGTGTTCAGTTGCGCGAAAAGCAAAAAGTACGTCGTACCTATGGATTGCTGGAAAAGCAATTCCGTAGCTACTATAAAGAAGCTGCACGTCTTAAGGGCGCAACGGGTGAGAACCTGCTGAAATTGCTCGAAAGCCGTCTCGATAACGTTGTTTATCGTATGGGTTTCGGTGCAACTCGCGCTGAGTCTCGTCAGTTGGTTTCTCACAAGGCTATTCTGGTTAACGGTAAAGCCTTGAATATCCCTTCCTACAAAGTTAGTGAAGGTGATGTCATTGCGGTTCGCGAGAAGTCCAAAAATCAGCTTCGCATCCAAAATGCGTTAGGTATTGCTGCTCAGCGTCCTGATGTCGAGTGGGTCGATGTAAACGCAGATAAAAAAGAGGGTACTTTTAAACGAGTTCCTGATCGCGTTGACTTGCCAGCCGATATTAACGAAAACCTCATTGTTGAGCTTTACTCTAAGTAA
- the rpsK gene encoding 30S ribosomal protein S11: MAKPSKTTTKKKVKKTVVDGIAHIHASFNNTIVTITDRQGNTLSWATAGGSGFRGSRKSTPFAAQVAAERAGQAAQEYGLKNLDVEVKGPGPGRESAVRALNNVGYKITNITDVTPIPHNGCRPPKKRRV; the protein is encoded by the coding sequence ATGGCTAAGCCAAGTAAAACCACGACAAAGAAGAAAGTCAAAAAGACGGTTGTCGATGGTATTGCGCATATTCATGCCTCGTTTAATAACACTATCGTGACGATCACTGATCGTCAGGGTAATACACTGTCTTGGGCCACTGCTGGTGGTTCAGGTTTCCGCGGTTCTCGTAAGAGCACTCCGTTCGCCGCACAGGTTGCAGCCGAGCGCGCTGGTCAAGCAGCGCAGGAATACGGTCTGAAGAATCTCGACGTAGAAGTTAAGGGCCCTGGTCCTGGTCGTGAATCCGCCGTACGCGCACTGAACAATGTTGGCTATAAAATTACCAACATTACTGATGTGACGCCTATTCCTCATAACGGTTGTCGTCCACCCAAGAAGCGTCGAGTATAA
- the rpsM gene encoding 30S ribosomal protein S13, which produces MARIAGVNIPDHKHAVISLTYVFGIGKTTAKQICAATGVAESTKISALDDAKMDEIRAEVAKHTVEGDLRREISMNIKRLMDLGCYRGLRHRRSLPVRGQRSKTNARTRKGPRKPIKK; this is translated from the coding sequence ATGGCTCGTATAGCTGGTGTCAACATACCAGACCATAAGCATGCCGTTATTTCCCTGACTTACGTGTTCGGGATTGGTAAAACAACCGCCAAGCAGATTTGTGCTGCTACCGGCGTTGCGGAATCCACCAAAATCAGTGCTCTCGACGACGCAAAAATGGATGAGATCCGCGCAGAAGTCGCCAAGCACACGGTTGAAGGTGATTTGCGCCGTGAAATTTCCATGAATATCAAGCGCTTGATGGACCTCGGTTGCTACCGTGGGTTACGTCATCGTCGCAGCTTGCCAGTTCGTGGTCAGCGCAGCAAAACCAATGCACGTACACGTAAAGGTCCTCGTAAGCCGATTAAAAAGTAA
- the rpmJ gene encoding 50S ribosomal protein L36: MKVRASVKKVCRNCKIVRRKGVLRVICSAEPRHKQRQG; the protein is encoded by the coding sequence ATGAAAGTTCGTGCATCAGTAAAAAAAGTTTGCCGTAATTGCAAAATCGTACGTCGCAAAGGCGTTCTGCGTGTAATTTGTAGCGCAGAGCCCCGTCATAAGCAGCGTCAAGGTTAA
- the secY gene encoding preprotein translocase subunit SecY: protein MATPGNMPLGGQKGLGELWARLKFLFLAIVVYRLGTHIPVPGIDPEQVAQLFNQNQGTILGMFNMFSGGALERMSILALGIMPYISASIIMQMMSSVTPSLEALKKEGESGRRKISQYTRYLTVALATVQAFVMVAGMSGQGMAYAGMPVFSFYLIAVTSLVTGSVFMMWLGEQVTERGIGNGISMLIFAGIVAGLPSAVGQAFESARQGDLHVLMLLALLFAAVAIVWFVVRMERGQRRITIQYARRQAAGRMGQGPAQTSHLPLKINMAGVIPVIFASSILLFPASIAQWFGNASEGKAAEILQEVALMIGPGQPLNFVIFAVLIVAFCFIYTAMMYNPKEVADNLKRGGAYIPGIRPGEQSAKYIDNVLTRLTVVGSVYIAAVALLPQFLMVSANVPFYLGGTSLLIVVVVVMDFMSQVQSHLMSHQYDSVMKKANLQSYGRGR, encoded by the coding sequence ATGGCAACGCCGGGTAACATGCCTCTAGGTGGTCAGAAAGGTTTAGGCGAGCTTTGGGCTCGCCTAAAATTTTTATTTTTGGCGATTGTTGTTTATCGTCTGGGAACGCACATTCCTGTACCGGGGATTGACCCGGAGCAGGTAGCGCAGCTGTTCAACCAGAATCAGGGTACTATCCTGGGCATGTTCAACATGTTCTCAGGTGGTGCCCTTGAGCGTATGAGTATTCTCGCGCTGGGAATCATGCCCTACATTTCTGCATCTATCATTATGCAGATGATGAGCTCGGTAACCCCATCGTTAGAAGCGCTCAAGAAAGAAGGTGAATCCGGCCGTCGCAAGATTAGCCAGTACACGCGCTACCTAACCGTTGCTTTAGCTACGGTGCAGGCGTTTGTAATGGTTGCTGGAATGTCCGGTCAGGGTATGGCGTACGCTGGAATGCCAGTGTTCAGCTTTTACCTGATCGCGGTTACCTCGCTGGTTACTGGTTCTGTCTTTATGATGTGGCTGGGCGAGCAGGTAACCGAGCGTGGTATCGGTAACGGCATATCCATGCTGATTTTTGCCGGGATTGTTGCAGGTTTACCTTCTGCCGTTGGTCAAGCATTCGAAAGCGCGCGACAAGGTGATCTCCACGTACTGATGTTGTTGGCTTTGTTGTTTGCGGCTGTTGCAATTGTTTGGTTTGTGGTTCGAATGGAGCGTGGTCAGCGTCGCATCACCATTCAGTACGCGCGTCGGCAGGCCGCGGGACGAATGGGGCAGGGGCCAGCGCAAACCAGCCATTTACCACTTAAGATCAATATGGCGGGTGTTATTCCTGTCATTTTTGCCAGCAGTATACTTCTGTTTCCTGCGTCCATCGCTCAGTGGTTTGGCAATGCGAGCGAAGGCAAGGCCGCAGAAATTCTGCAAGAAGTCGCGCTGATGATCGGTCCTGGTCAACCGCTTAACTTCGTTATTTTCGCTGTATTGATTGTTGCATTTTGCTTCATTTATACCGCGATGATGTATAACCCGAAAGAGGTTGCCGATAACCTCAAGCGCGGCGGAGCCTACATTCCAGGCATACGTCCGGGCGAGCAGTCGGCTAAATACATCGACAACGTGCTTACCCGACTGACAGTGGTAGGCTCGGTTTATATTGCTGCTGTAGCGCTGCTGCCACAGTTTTTAATGGTGTCTGCCAACGTGCCTTTCTATCTTGGTGGTACCTCATTGCTGATCGTAGTCGTGGTTGTGATGGACTTTATGTCTCAGGTGCAATCTCACCTGATGTCTCACCAGTACGATTCTGTGATGAAAAAGGCTAATTTGCAGAGTTATGGACGCGGCCGCTAA
- the rplO gene encoding 50S ribosomal protein L15, which produces MRLNTLSPAPGRVTSRKRVGRGIGSGLGKTAGRGHKGLKSRSGGSVKPGFEGGQMPLQKRLPKYGFTSRIGRVSAEIRLSELNKVEADVIDLDALLKADLITASIKRAKIFLSGELKKAVTVKGLAVTKGAKAAIEAAGGKIEE; this is translated from the coding sequence ATGCGTTTAAACACTTTGAGTCCAGCTCCTGGCCGTGTAACATCGCGCAAGCGCGTTGGTCGCGGTATTGGTTCCGGTCTGGGCAAAACAGCTGGCCGTGGTCACAAAGGTTTGAAGTCTCGTTCCGGCGGTAGTGTGAAGCCAGGCTTTGAAGGTGGTCAGATGCCTTTGCAGAAGCGTCTGCCTAAGTACGGTTTTACCAGCCGTATTGGCCGCGTTTCCGCTGAAATCCGTTTGTCTGAGCTCAACAAAGTTGAGGCGGATGTGATTGATCTGGATGCGCTGCTTAAAGCCGACCTGATCACTGCAAGCATCAAACGAGCAAAAATCTTTTTGTCTGGTGAGCTGAAGAAAGCCGTTACTGTAAAAGGTCTGGCGGTAACCAAAGGCGCCAAAGCAGCCATTGAAGCGGCTGGTGGTAAAATAGAAGAATAA
- the rpmD gene encoding 50S ribosomal protein L30: MAKKTLKVTQYKSASGRLEAHKACVRGLGLRRIGHTVEVEDTPSVRGMINKVNYMVKVEEE, encoded by the coding sequence ATGGCTAAGAAAACGCTTAAAGTAACTCAGTATAAAAGCGCTTCAGGTCGCCTCGAAGCGCACAAGGCTTGCGTACGCGGTCTTGGCTTGCGTCGTATTGGTCACACCGTGGAGGTTGAAGATACGCCTTCTGTACGCGGTATGATCAACAAAGTGAATTACATGGTTAAGGTTGAGGAAGAGTAA
- the rpsE gene encoding 30S ribosomal protein S5: MSQQIKKEESTAEGLQEKLVQVNRVAKTVKGGRIFAFTALTVVGDGNGKVGFGRGKAREVPIAIQKAMESARRNMIQVELNGDTIQYPTKGRHGASKVYMQPASQGTGVIAGGAMRSVLEIAGVQNVLAKCYGSTNPVNVVRATFEALRAMASPDAVAAKRGKSVEDILN, encoded by the coding sequence ATGTCGCAGCAGATTAAAAAAGAAGAGAGCACCGCCGAAGGTTTACAGGAAAAGCTGGTTCAGGTGAACCGCGTAGCAAAAACTGTAAAAGGTGGCCGTATCTTTGCCTTCACCGCTCTGACAGTGGTTGGCGATGGCAACGGAAAAGTGGGTTTTGGTCGTGGTAAAGCGCGTGAAGTGCCTATCGCGATTCAAAAGGCAATGGAATCCGCACGCCGCAACATGATCCAGGTTGAACTGAACGGTGATACCATCCAGTACCCAACTAAAGGCCGTCACGGTGCATCTAAGGTGTATATGCAGCCTGCATCGCAAGGTACCGGTGTAATTGCTGGTGGTGCCATGCGCTCGGTATTGGAAATCGCTGGTGTACAGAACGTATTGGCAAAGTGCTACGGCTCGACCAACCCGGTAAACGTGGTTCGTGCAACCTTCGAAGCGCTGCGTGCGATGGCCTCTCCTGATGCTGTTGCTGCCAAGCGTGGTAAATCAGTAGAAGATATTTTGAACTAA
- the rplR gene encoding 50S ribosomal protein L18: MNAKKQSRIRRATRSRSKIRELRETRLCVNRTPRHIYAQIISPESDKVLASASTLDKDLRSGATGNIEAATAVGKLIAERAKAAGVTKVAFDRSGFKFHGRVKALADAARESGLEF; encoded by the coding sequence ATGAACGCTAAGAAGCAATCCAGAATACGCCGTGCAACACGCAGCCGCTCAAAAATTCGTGAGCTGCGTGAAACTCGTCTTTGCGTCAACAGAACTCCTCGTCACATTTACGCGCAGATTATCTCCCCGGAAAGTGACAAGGTTCTTGCCAGCGCGTCCACGCTGGACAAAGACTTGCGCAGTGGTGCAACCGGTAATATAGAAGCTGCTACAGCCGTGGGCAAATTAATTGCCGAGCGCGCTAAGGCCGCGGGTGTTACCAAAGTCGCGTTTGACCGTAGTGGTTTCAAATTCCACGGTCGAGTTAAAGCACTGGCAGACGCCGCTCGTGAAAGCGGCTTGGAATTCTAA
- the rplF gene encoding 50S ribosomal protein L6 translates to MSRVAKSPVQLPSGVELKQNGQDVTVKGGKGQLAIQIHDSVELKIEDNVVTFAARDGAKASRAMAGTMRALVNNMVTGVSQGFERKLVLNGVGYRAKASGSTLNLTLGFSHPIDYDLPEGVTAETPSQTEILLKSANKQLLGQVASEVRAFRPPEPYKGKGVRYADEFVRRKEAKKK, encoded by the coding sequence ATGTCTCGCGTTGCAAAGAGTCCAGTTCAACTGCCTAGCGGTGTTGAATTAAAGCAAAACGGTCAGGACGTCACTGTAAAAGGTGGTAAAGGCCAGTTGGCGATTCAGATCCACGATAGCGTTGAGCTGAAAATTGAAGATAACGTAGTTACGTTTGCCGCTCGTGATGGCGCCAAAGCTTCGCGTGCGATGGCTGGTACCATGCGTGCCCTGGTAAACAATATGGTCACTGGCGTGAGCCAGGGCTTTGAGAGAAAACTTGTCCTGAACGGCGTTGGTTACCGTGCTAAAGCATCCGGTAGTACGCTGAACCTGACACTGGGTTTTTCTCACCCAATCGATTACGACTTGCCAGAAGGCGTAACTGCAGAAACTCCTTCGCAAACCGAAATCTTGCTGAAGAGTGCAAATAAGCAGTTGCTAGGGCAGGTTGCTAGCGAAGTGCGTGCTTTCCGTCCGCCAGAGCCTTACAAAGGTAAGGGTGTGCGTTACGCTGACGAATTTGTACGTCGTAAAGAAGCTAAGAAGAAGTAA
- the rpsH gene encoding 30S ribosomal protein S8 — translation MSMQDPIADMLTRIRNAQMVGKTSVTMPSSKLKKSVANVLTEEGYVAGFSATDGVKAELTIDLKYFEGKPVIAELDRISRPGLRAYAGKDELPTVRGGLGIAIVSTSKGVMTDRAARAAGVGGEIICTVF, via the coding sequence ATGAGTATGCAAGACCCTATCGCGGATATGCTGACGCGCATTCGCAATGCACAAATGGTCGGTAAAACCTCTGTGACTATGCCTTCTTCCAAGTTGAAGAAGAGCGTCGCAAACGTTTTGACAGAAGAAGGTTATGTTGCGGGCTTTTCCGCTACAGACGGCGTTAAAGCTGAATTGACCATTGACCTTAAATATTTCGAAGGTAAGCCGGTAATCGCAGAATTGGATCGCATTAGCCGTCCTGGATTGCGTGCTTACGCAGGTAAAGACGAGCTGCCAACTGTTCGCGGCGGCTTGGGAATTGCCATCGTGTCCACCAGTAAGGGTGTCATGACCGATCGCGCAGCTCGCGCAGCTGGCGTTGGTGGCGAAATTATTTGTACTGTTTTCTAA
- the rpsN gene encoding 30S ribosomal protein S14, which translates to MAKKSMIAREVKRAKAVDKYAAKREELKAIISSVESSDDQVWEAMIKLQKLPRDSSAARGQRRCRVTGRPHAVYRKFGLCRNKLREAAMRGDVPGLVKASW; encoded by the coding sequence ATGGCTAAGAAATCAATGATCGCCCGTGAAGTTAAGCGCGCGAAAGCTGTCGATAAATACGCTGCAAAGCGCGAAGAGCTGAAAGCGATTATCAGCAGCGTTGAGTCTTCCGATGATCAAGTTTGGGAAGCAATGATCAAGCTGCAGAAGCTGCCGCGTGACAGCAGTGCAGCGCGCGGTCAGCGTCGTTGTCGTGTTACTGGTCGTCCTCATGCGGTTTACCGCAAGTTCGGTCTGTGTCGAAACAAATTGCGCGAAGCTGCAATGCGCGGCGACGTACCAGGCCTGGTTAAAGCTAGCTGGTAA
- the rplE gene encoding 50S ribosomal protein L5: MARLKEKYLNEIAPKLKEELGVANVMEIPRITKITLNMGVGEAIGDKKVLENAVADLEKIAGQKPVITKARKSIAGFKVREGWPVGCKVTLRRERMYEFLDRLVSIAIPRVRDFRGISPKQFDGRGNFSMGVNEQIIFPEIDYDKVDKLRGLDICISTTARTNEEGRALLKAFSFPFKG, from the coding sequence ATGGCAAGGCTTAAAGAAAAGTATCTCAACGAAATCGCTCCCAAGCTTAAAGAAGAGCTTGGTGTAGCAAACGTAATGGAAATTCCGCGCATTACCAAAATCACTCTTAACATGGGTGTTGGTGAAGCTATCGGCGATAAGAAAGTTTTGGAAAACGCTGTTGCTGACCTCGAGAAAATCGCAGGTCAAAAGCCGGTTATTACCAAAGCACGCAAATCTATCGCTGGTTTTAAAGTACGTGAAGGTTGGCCGGTTGGCTGTAAAGTGACTCTGCGTCGCGAGCGTATGTACGAATTCCTGGATCGCCTGGTAAGTATCGCGATTCCTCGAGTGCGCGACTTTCGCGGTATCAGCCCCAAGCAGTTTGACGGTCGCGGAAACTTCTCTATGGGTGTAAATGAGCAAATCATTTTCCCAGAGATCGATTACGACAAAGTGGACAAGCTGCGTGGTTTGGATATCTGTATCTCTACTACTGCTCGTACTAACGAAGAAGGCCGCGCTTTACTTAAAGCGTTTAGCTTCCCGTTCAAAGGTTAG
- the rplX gene encoding 50S ribosomal protein L24 → MRKIKRNDEVVVITGRDKGKRGKVTRVLPDNRVIVSGIQMIKKHQKPNPQLGVAGGIVEKEAPIQVSNVAIYNPSTQKADRVGFKVLEDGNKIRVFKSDGNAIDA, encoded by the coding sequence ATGCGCAAAATTAAACGTAATGACGAAGTGGTGGTAATCACCGGTCGTGATAAAGGTAAGCGCGGAAAAGTGACCCGCGTACTGCCTGATAATCGAGTCATCGTCTCCGGCATTCAGATGATCAAAAAACATCAGAAGCCGAACCCTCAGCTAGGCGTAGCTGGTGGTATCGTTGAGAAAGAAGCCCCGATTCAGGTATCAAACGTCGCTATCTACAATCCAAGCACCCAAAAAGCGGATCGTGTTGGATTTAAAGTGTTGGAAGACGGAAACAAAATTCGAGTTTTCAAATCCGACGGCAATGCTATTGACGCATAA
- the rplN gene encoding 50S ribosomal protein L14: MIQTETYLDVADNSGARRVMCIKVLGGSHRRYARVGDVIKVTVKEAIPRGKVKKGQVMKAVVVRTKKGVRRPDGSIIRFDDNAAVLLNNQEAPVGTRIFGPVTRELRGEKFMKIISLAPEVL; encoded by the coding sequence ATGATTCAAACAGAAACTTATTTGGACGTAGCCGATAACAGTGGCGCGCGTCGCGTAATGTGTATCAAGGTGTTGGGTGGCTCCCACCGTCGCTATGCCCGCGTCGGCGATGTTATTAAAGTTACCGTCAAGGAAGCGATTCCTCGCGGTAAGGTTAAAAAAGGCCAAGTAATGAAGGCAGTTGTTGTGCGCACCAAAAAAGGTGTGCGTCGCCCGGACGGTTCCATTATCCGTTTCGACGACAACGCAGCGGTACTGCTGAACAATCAGGAAGCCCCTGTAGGTACTCGTATCTTCGGCCCGGTAACCCGTGAACTGCGTGGTGAAAAGTTTATGAAGATTATCTCTCTGGCACCCGAAGTACTGTAA
- the rpsQ gene encoding 30S ribosomal protein S17 — protein MAEAEKLVRTLTGKVVSDKMDKSVVVLIERRVKHPVYGKYVSKSTKIKAHDENNECNQGDTVTIAESRPLSKTKSWTLVKIEERATRI, from the coding sequence ATGGCTGAAGCAGAAAAATTGGTACGTACGCTAACTGGCAAGGTTGTTAGCGACAAAATGGATAAATCCGTTGTTGTTTTGATTGAGCGTCGCGTAAAGCACCCGGTCTACGGCAAATACGTGAGCAAATCTACCAAGATTAAAGCTCATGACGAAAACAACGAATGTAACCAGGGCGATACCGTAACTATCGCTGAGTCACGTCCTCTTTCGAAAACCAAGTCCTGGACTTTGGTTAAGATCGAAGAGCGCGCGACGCGAATTTAA
- the rpmC gene encoding 50S ribosomal protein L29, which translates to MKASELNEKSVDELKQELLTQLEAQFKLRMQKSTGQLNQTHLVKQTRRDIARIKTVLRQKAATK; encoded by the coding sequence ATGAAAGCAAGTGAACTTAACGAAAAGTCAGTTGATGAGCTGAAGCAAGAACTGCTCACTCAGTTGGAAGCGCAATTTAAGCTTCGCATGCAAAAGTCTACTGGCCAGCTGAATCAAACCCATTTGGTGAAGCAAACCCGTCGCGACATTGCTCGCATTAAAACGGTTCTGCGCCAGAAAGCGGCAACTAAGTAA
- the rplP gene encoding 50S ribosomal protein L16 produces the protein MLQPKRTKFRKQMKGRNRGLAQRGSKVSFGEFGLKAVARGRITARQIEAARRAMTRHVKRGGKIWIRVFPDKPITEKPLEVRQGKGKGNVEYWVAQIQPGKVLYEMEGVSEELAREAFALAAAKLPLNTTFVKRSVM, from the coding sequence ATGCTGCAACCAAAGCGTACAAAATTCCGTAAGCAAATGAAGGGGCGCAATCGCGGCTTGGCGCAACGCGGCTCCAAAGTTAGCTTTGGTGAATTCGGACTCAAAGCGGTAGCTCGTGGACGCATTACTGCGCGTCAAATCGAAGCGGCCCGTCGTGCAATGACTCGTCACGTTAAGCGTGGCGGTAAAATCTGGATCCGAGTATTTCCAGACAAACCTATTACTGAAAAGCCGCTGGAAGTTCGTCAGGGTAAAGGTAAAGGTAACGTTGAGTACTGGGTAGCGCAAATCCAGCCAGGAAAAGTTCTTTATGAAATGGAAGGTGTTTCTGAAGAACTGGCCCGCGAAGCTTTTGCGCTGGCAGCAGCAAAACTGCCTTTGAACACAACTTTTGTTAAGCGGTCGGTGATGTGA
- the rpsC gene encoding 30S ribosomal protein S3 — translation MGQKVHPTGIRLGIVKKHTSTWYASKGDYADKLNEDLKVRAYIQKVLSHASVSRVDIERPANTARVTIHTARPGIVIGKKGEDVEKLRAQISKQMGVPVHINIEEIRKPDLDGVLVAQSVAQQLERRVMFRRAMKRAVQNAMRQGAEGVKIQVSGRLGGAEIARTEWYREGRVPLHTLRADIDYATAEASTTYGIIGVKVWIFKGEIIGGLEEAESAPKKKGAK, via the coding sequence ATGGGTCAGAAAGTACATCCAACAGGCATCCGTCTCGGCATTGTTAAGAAGCACACCTCTACCTGGTATGCCAGCAAGGGTGACTATGCAGATAAGCTGAACGAAGACTTGAAAGTGCGTGCCTATATCCAAAAGGTATTGTCTCACGCTTCGGTGAGTCGTGTAGATATCGAGCGTCCTGCAAACACTGCGCGTGTAACCATTCACACTGCGCGTCCAGGCATCGTTATTGGTAAAAAAGGTGAAGATGTAGAAAAGCTGCGTGCTCAAATCAGCAAGCAGATGGGTGTTCCCGTTCACATCAACATCGAAGAAATTCGCAAGCCCGATCTGGATGGCGTACTGGTAGCGCAAAGCGTTGCTCAGCAGCTCGAGCGTCGCGTAATGTTTCGTCGCGCTATGAAGCGTGCCGTGCAGAACGCAATGCGTCAGGGTGCAGAAGGTGTGAAAATCCAGGTTAGCGGTCGTCTCGGCGGTGCTGAGATTGCGCGTACCGAATGGTACCGTGAAGGTCGTGTACCTCTGCACACTCTGCGTGCAGATATCGACTACGCTACTGCAGAAGCGTCCACCACTTACGGCATCATTGGTGTAAAAGTGTGGATCTTCAAAGGCGAAATTATTGGTGGACTGGAAGAAGCCGAGTCTGCTCCTAAGAAAAAAGGCGCTAAGTAA